The DNA segment GCTCTCGCCCGAGCCGACGACGGCGAAGCGCAGGGCGGCGTCGCGGTCGAGCCCGTCGACGGCGGTCAGGAACGCGGAGGAGTGGAACGCCGTCGGCCCGGCGAGGGCGGCGAGCTCGGGTGGGACGTGGGGCGCCCGGCCCGAGGACAGCACCAGCGCCCTCGCCGCCACCGTCCCGTCGCTCGTCTCGACGGCCAGCCGGTCCCGGCCGAGCGGCCGGACGGCGACCACCTCGGTGCCATAGCGGACGTACCCGGCGAGCTGGCCGGCGGCCCAGCGCAGGTAGTCCGACCACTCCAGCCGGCTGACGGCACCGCCGGCCGCGCCGAGCAGCAGCTCGCCGAACTCGTAGAGGCGCCCGTGCTCGTGGAGGTAGTTGACGAACGTGAACCGGCTCCGCGGGTTCCTCGGCGTGGCGAGGTCGCGGAGGAAGTGGTGCTGGATGTCGGTCTCCCGCAGCAGCATCCCGGGGTGCCAGGCGACCTCGGGCGCCCGCTCGAGGAAGCGCACCCGCCCGAGCGGCGGTCCACCGCTCGCCTCGGCCAGGTCCTCGACGGCGCAGGCGAGGGCGATGCCGGCCGGGCCGAAGCCGGCCCCGAGCACGTCCACCTCCTCCGGTACAGTCCGCCGCGGGGCGGTCACGGGAGGGGGGCCTCTGGGATGGAGCAGGTCGACACCGTCGAGGCGGAGGTCCGCGACTTCCTGGTGGCGACGTTCTGGATGGAGCCGGCGTTCGCCGAGGCCATGACCGACGACAGCGACCTCGTCGACGGCGGCGTCCTCGACTCGATGAACGTCCTCCAGCTGGTCGACTTCCTCGAGGAGCGCTTCGACTTCATGCTCGACCCCGAGGAGCTGTTCCGGCTGACCACCGTGGCGAACATCGCCGCGCTGGTCCGCGAGAAGCTGGCATGACCCCCGTCGGGATCGCCGCCACGGCGACCGCCTTCCCCCCGTCGACGCGCCCCATCGCCGACATCTTCGCCGACGAGGGCGTGGACCTGCCGGGGGAGCTGGCCGAGCGCCTCGGCATCCGGGAGGTGGGGGTCGGCTCGGCGGGCGCCGAC comes from the Acidimicrobiales bacterium genome and includes:
- a CDS encoding acyl carrier protein codes for the protein MEQVDTVEAEVRDFLVATFWMEPAFAEAMTDDSDLVDGGVLDSMNVLQLVDFLEERFDFMLDPEELFRLTTVANIAALVREKLA